AGGTGCCCATGCTCAGCAAACAGCTATGCACACTTTCTACTGTACTTATTACACAATGTGTATATACAGCTAGTGTAGCTAACCTATTTAGCAATAATATGCTTTATGAAATAGCTTTGTGTCATAGTGCTACTTTTTTGTACCCATGAGCACACTATCTTAGCAAAAGTGTGCATATCATGTACATAAACCGCATGTAGTGTATGCTACCGTGTTTTATCCTGAGGTGTATAAATGAATCTGTCAGCTTCtgattccctctcctcctcccgtcctcccctcctctcttccattctctctttttctctatccctTTTTACTCAGCCAATCCTGAGCAGATGTgtcctccatccttctctttcGTCCTGTTTAAAGTGGAGTGTTGCCTTGCCGCGGTGGCCTTAGTGCTTGCTGTAAGGAGCTCAGCCTCTGGGCTATGTAAGGCACCTTGAAACTATATTGATTGTTATAGGTGCCATATAAAtaattgaactgaactgaattgagtCACCAGTGAACAATTATGTTCATTCAGCTTCTTATGTAATTGTATAACATCTACCTTCAACCAAGCATTTCCCAGCTCTAGAACATTGTTTTGATCCACAATTGATCCACACAATTGATTCACTCTGATCAAAGTGATTCACTCTGATCACATTAATATTTTCCTGTTCTCTTTTGCTTGTCGATTACTGCAACATCTCTAGGAATGGTGTGATTTTTGGATGGATTTTGGATTCATGCATTGTATTTTCCCAGTCTACCCTAATAGACTGCTGAATCCTTACATTAATTCAACTCTTTCAAATAATTTCAACAAATGCACAAATGCCCTTTAGTGAATTAGAGAAAAGAAGCCCAAAATACATGATGATTGCGctacattacatttattgttGGTAATTTACTCCAAAAGTTGTCGTTGATGGAGCAGATGTCAGGTCTGGTCATGTTGCCTCAGTTTCTGTGGAGAAGAATGACATATTAAGAAAAGTGACTTCACCCAAACTATTGCTTACACTGAAATTGAAATAGCTGATAATACTGTATAGCATGTTTATAAACACATTACTTGCAACGTCTATTGCTATAACACAAACATAATCTCAAGCTACTCACAGCACTTGTACAGCCTGTTGAGCCTGGTGATGTCGTTCTGGCTCATCTCGGTGGCCTTGCCAAGAGCAGCGTTGCTGTTGGGAATGGGCTCCATGGTGGGGAGGTTGTTCTTGGAGAAGGCGTACCTGAAGGACATGAAGAGAATTGTTGTTGAACATTGTTGacgttcagttcagttcagtttggACACTTTCCAACAAATAACACCTTATTATTAAGTATGTATTTGCTTAGCATAATTATTATCATTAAGTATGTATTTGCTTAGCATAATTTAGAAAACAATTGAAGGCCTAAAAGCAATGTGTTGTGGATCTTTCAGAACCAAAGCTGCACACACTGTTTAGCATTTATAGCGATGATATTCACCTCACTAAATATATGACATGAGAAGAATTACCTTCCATTTTAGGTATACATCAAATTATTTGTTTTAAAGTGAACTAAAGTAATTAGTTAGTTAGAGCAATGTCACTTACCTCTCATACTGCATAACAGAGTTGTAGTCATAGGGAGTTCCCTGGTTGAGGGTGTTGATCTTGTTGAAGttgtatttcatgtctagagAAGAAATTGCATAGAACCAAGAATGCTTTATAAATACATACTGCTTCTCCAGAATATTAATCCTCCCTGAGAAAACTGTATAGTCTTTGTTGTGGTATTGGTATTCATCATCCTACAGTACCATCGATGATGTTCTCCCAGTAGACGCGGATGTGGTTGTCACGGTCGTTGCGGGTCTGCTCGTGGTTGAAGCCCAGAGCATGGAGCAGCTCGTGCTGGACGGTGCTGTGGTACAGGCAGCCGGAGCGGCTCAGGGACACGGTCTGAGCGTTACCAGTACGACCAACGTAAGAGTAGCATCTAGAGGTCATAGGTCAACAACAACAGGGGGGTTATTACAGGGGAAAGAGAACCTTACAGAATAAAACCAGCTTTATATAATTGTGATATAAATgtgatataattttttttttttaatgttccaTTTAATGCTCCACTTCTGATCTGATTTCAGGTTGTGATGATGAGAGCAATACCACTGCCAGTCCTAAACTAATGTTGGCTATAGTCCTCTGTGAGCAGCATTTGAATGGTGTTGTGTGGGGTAACTCACCCACTGCGAGACTCAATGCTGATGTAGTCCCTCTCGTTGGAGCGGCGCTTGAAGCggatgcaggaggaggaggcgaaGGAGTCCAGGCCACGCTGGATAATGGACAGCTCACGGGAGGCTGTTGGGGAGtgaaaattaaacattttcagCCTTATTtggctgctctgctctccttaGAGAGTGACAGTGTAGCAACACATCTGAGTGTCTGCCAAGATGCACcttgtgggggaaaaaaaactcatCACCAGATTGTGATAATGTTGTCATTCACGGTGTCACTAGCAGTATTCAAGAAGACTTCAGCTGCACATTTTAAAAATGATGCTGCCCAGTGGCAGCTGGAAAAGGGAAATATTCTCACTGAGAATGGAGACTACTCAATCTTTGAGGTTTTGAAGGGAAAAATGGACTCACAGTAGTGGTTCTGAATGACGTAGGGCACGTAGACCTTGCCGTCACTGTACTTTTGCCACAGGCAGTCGCGGGAGGTGCAGGGGTCAGCATTCCTCTCCGCCTCGTTGAGGATGGCGATGTCTCCCATCAGCTCAGGCTCGTCGAAGTCAGGAGCTGGAAGGGGGGATAGAAGAGTCCTTTATTATAGACCGGTCCTAGCTATATTAAAGCACTTACAAAATAATATGCTTGATAAAACGACAAGATTATGTtgtttaaaatacaaattatatttTAATTGCATTCGTCTGTAACAAAAACATATGATGCAGGATAATTAAGACAATGATAAATAACATCCATGCACTGTATTAATACACCATAATAACATGGATGTAATTTCAACATCAGCTGATTTGATATATTGAGGTGGGATGCCCATACTCAGGTCCCGGTTGGCTCTGTCCAGCAGCTCGGAGACAGACAGCTCAGCAGTGGTGACGCCATCAGCCTCATCCACAGCCATTTAGGGTCATTTCATTTCAGACTGGGATGGTTCTTTTAATTAACAGGAAGGGATTTGATTATGAAGACAACGTCAAAAGATCACATTTTAATTAAGTTGGTATCTCTTTTTGGAATTGAGTCATTGACGTATCATTTACCACAATGAgttgaatgtttttttctcaCCTGTCTGTAAAAGATGGCAGGATATGTGAGGCATTTTTGAGAAGAGAAGGAATGATATGAGATGTTAGAacacattatttttttataattcAAAAATGAAATCAATCTTGCATCTCATAGTACCTTATACTCCTTTTATGCACAGTGTCATATTGTTCTGTTTGTGTATAGTTTAGCCTGTTACCATAGTGACCCTCACCTCGACCTCCTCAGCCCAGGCAGAAACCAGCAACAGAGCCAGCAGACCCACAGCGAACTTGAACACAGCCATGACAACCTGTGTGaatttttaaaaacagacataTAGCCTATACTATGTAGGGcagttgtggcctactggttagggcttcaggcttgaAACCAAaggattgccggttcgatccccgaacAGTAGGGAAAATGTGGGCTAGAGatgtggttgagcactgctctcccatgcccacatcca
The Alosa sapidissima isolate fAloSap1 chromosome 14, fAloSap1.pri, whole genome shotgun sequence DNA segment above includes these coding regions:
- the c6ast4 gene encoding six-cysteine containing astacin protease 4; the encoded protein is MAVDEADGVTTAELSVSELLDRANRDLTPDFDEPELMGDIAILNEAERNADPCTSRDCLWQKYSDGKVYVPYVIQNHYSSRELSIIQRGLDSFASSSCIRFKRRSNERDYISIESRSGCYSYVGRTGNAQTVSLSRSGCLYHSTVQHELLHALGFNHEQTRNDRDNHIRVYWENIIDDMKYNFNKINTLNQGTPYDYNSVMQYERYAFSKNNLPTMEPIPNSNAALGKATEMSQNDITRLNRLYKC